A region from the Aphis gossypii isolate Hap1 chromosome 1, ASM2018417v2, whole genome shotgun sequence genome encodes:
- the LOC114125490 gene encoding uncharacterized protein LOC114125490 codes for MALLKFENMFAVAVAVLICIQALHPSIMVSGHVIEKRGSETDHAAQGAATAGDVIAATGGVIAAGSLSAGPFAPVVAAVGGITSAAGGLVSVISRAADQSCREFGCHKNYCWSYCSLGNQWCYTTKTYSQSYSYVSCTRDDECNGCWKCGGPCTL; via the coding sequence atggcaCTcctcaaatttgaaaatatgtttgctgttgctgttgctgtatTGATATGCATTCAAGCTCTTCATCCTTCGATAATGGTATCCGGGCATGTCATAGAAAAGCGAGGATCAGAAACCGATCATGCAGCTCAAGGAGCTGCTACAGCCGGAGATGTAATAGCAGCTACCGGTGGTGTTATAGCCGCAGGATCGCTGTCTGCAGGTCCATTTGCACCAGTTGTAGCGGCAGTTGGAGGAATAACCTCTGCCGCTGGAGGTTTGGTATCAGTGATTTCAAGAGCAGCCGATCAGTCGTGTCGTGAATTTGGTTGTCATAAAAACTACTGTTGGTCTTACTGTAGCTTAGGAAATCAATGGTGCTATACAACCAAAACATATTCTCAAAGTTATTCATATGTATCTTGTACACGCGATGATGAATGTAATGGATGTTGGAAATGTGGAGGTCCATGCACGTTGTGA